In the Phaseolus vulgaris cultivar G19833 chromosome 7, P. vulgaris v2.0, whole genome shotgun sequence genome, one interval contains:
- the LOC137828686 gene encoding uncharacterized protein, which yields MGNCCVKSEKLTAEIVPRDGARVYPTVRLHGSPKSILAAYIRFALLHRAVSLDFVETERVGGGEPEGAVTLQVGSEVVSGSRETLLRFIDSRFPGPSVRGGNGREVETAPLLASLTRVQHTSMLWHVERMVRWAEDLTTRGGRKTVDPSMGTPRMEIRKFARSYSELLEIMMEHAQMEETVLFPIFDHADRGLAKAAKEEHARDLPLMNGIKEVIKSVGVLDSGSPDHQEALYSLFTRLKSLLGQCKQHFEEEEVELLPLMEALELSKEQEVSALEQCFDVMQGTHGRLLKLLLEGLPSCDAMKYLDLISKCRDKEKMESMLKMIVK from the exons ATGGGGAACTGTTGCGTGAAGTCGGAGAAATTAACGGCCGAGATAGTGCCACGCGACGGGGCGCGAGTGTATCCCACCGTCCGGCTGCACGGCTCGCCGAAGAGCATTCTCGCGGCGTACATTCGGTTCGCGCTGCTGCACAGGGCGGTTTCGTTGGACTTCGTGGAGACGGAGCGCGTGGGAGGGGGCGAGCCGGAGGGGGCGGTGACGCTGCAGGTGGGATCGGAGGTGGTGTCGGGGTCGCGCGAGACGCTGCTGCGTTTCATCGACTCGCGGTTCCCGGGGCCCTCGGTGAGGGGCGGGAACGGGCGGGAGGTCGAAACGGCGCCGTTGCTGGCGAGCTTGACGCGGGTGCAGCACACGAGTATGCTGTGGCACGTGGAGCGGATGGTGAGGTGGGCGGAGGATTTGACGACACGTGGCGGAAGGAAGACCGTTGATCCTTCCATGGGGACTCCCAGGATGGAGATTAGGAAATTCGCCAGGAGCTACTCGGAGCTGCTTGAGATCATGATGGAGCACGCGCAGATGGAAGAAACCGTCTTGTTCCCTATTTTTGATCACGCCGATCGAG GGCTTGCTAAAGCTGCAAAAGAGGAACATGCCAGGGACCTACCTCTCATGAATGGCATAAAAGAAGTCATAAAATCTGTTGGGGTTTTGGACTCCGGCAGCCCTGATCACCAAGAGGCTTTGTACAGCCTTTTTACTCGGCTGAAGTCATTGCTG GGGCAATGCAAACAACATTTTGAGGAAGAGGAGGTGGAATTACTTCCACTAATGGAGGCTTTGGAGTTGAGTAAAGAACAGGAAGTGAGTGCACTAGAGCAGTGTTTTGATGTGATGCAGGGAACACACGGTCGGTTATTGAAGCTTCTTCTTGAAGGTCTCCCTTCTTGTGATGCTATGAAGTATCTGGACTTGATCAGCAAGTGTAGGGACAAAGAAAAGATGGAATCTATGCTCAAGATGATAGTTAAGTGA
- the LOC137827952 gene encoding B3 domain-containing transcription factor VRN1-like, translating to MASHLGQGSATIPIHFFKIILETNVERIKLPNKFTNRYGGSLPNPVSLRASDFKEWVVYWTEKNGEVWFEKGWKEFAENYSLSYGYFVVFKYSGTSQIDVLILDKSALELDCLSSANASVNPVNATEKEQNARPVASSMVSSHQVFEETLMCNMERDSTVQPVHADKGVPSDKGMHVQPLIRSQCVNPTQSGNCLNLPRTLKARKISNKFKSKHPYFTLVIEPSNLEENASKYVPKFLDNMNCEKNVVLQMANRSSYAWYVKLLSGGDRYDRFSSGWSIFAKESKLEVGDICIFELVEPAGPLLRVHVFRS from the exons ATGGCTTCTCATCTCGGTCAAGGAAGTGCAACCATACCAATCCACTTTTTCAAGATTATTCTTGAAACTAATGTTGAAAGGATA AAACTACCCAACAAGTTCACAAATAGATATGGGGGTTCTTTGCCAAATCCAGTGTCTCTTAGGGCTTCAGACTTCAAGGAATGGGTGGTGTATTGGACAGAAAAGAATGGTGAGGTTTGGTTTGAAAAGGGTTGGAAAGAGTTTGCTGAAAACTATTCCTTAAGTTATGGATATTTTGTGGTGTTCAAGTACAGTGGAACCTCCCAAATTGATGTACTCATACTTGATAAAAGTGCCCTAGAGTTAGATTGTTTGTCTTCTGCTAATGCATCAGTTAACCCCGTGAATGCAACCGAGAAGGAGCAAAATGCAAGACCAGTGGCATCATCAATGGTTTCTTCTCATCAAGTGTTTGAAGAAACTCTGATGTGTAATATGGAAAGGGACTCCACTGTACAACCAGTGCATGCTGATAAGGGTGTTCCTTCTGATAAAGGGATGCATGTTCAACCATTAATCAGGTCACAAT GTGTGAATCCAACTCAGAGTGGAAATTGTTTGAATCTGCCGAGAACACTAAAAGCTCGAAAAATAAGCAACAAATTTAAATCAAAACATCCCTATTTCACTCTTGTGATAGAGCCTTCTAACTTAGAAGAAAATGCTTCG AAATATGTGCCCAAGTTTTTGGATAACATGAACTGCGAGAAGAATGTGGTGTTGCAGATGGCTAATAGGTCCTCGTATGCTTGGTATGTGAAGTTACTCAGTGGTGGTGACAGATATGATAGGTTCTCTTCTGGTTGGTCTATCTTTGCAAAAGAGAGTAAATTGGAAGTTGGTGACATTTGTATCTTTGAGTTGGTTGAACCTGCAGGTCCACTGCTTCGAGTTCATGTTTTCAGAAGCTAG
- the LOC137830545 gene encoding ribonuclease H2 subunit A, giving the protein MGSKILPQWASKPCAMGIDEAGRGPVLGPMVYGCLYCAQSYMKTLATLSFADSKTLKEEKREELFETLKTNESIGWAVDVIDPRELSAKMLKKNKINLNEISHDSAMGLVDRVLKMGVLLTEVYIDTVGDPGKYEMKLSKNFPSIKFVVAKKADSLYPVVSGASIVAKVTRDRALREWVLDETAENMQRNFGSGYPGDPKTKDWLEDHKHHIFGFPTLVRFSWGTCNSYFKDVAQVLWESDNLDEDGGGGSNSNGKRQLKLSNVGFFSTSKRRSEEVESSGKGRCRFFQARKLEHLTNF; this is encoded by the exons ATGGGATCCAAAATTCTTCCGCAATGGGCATCCAAGCCTTGCGCCATGGGAATCGACGAGGCTGGAAGAGGCCCTGTTTTAG GACCCATGGTTTATGGTTGCTTATACTGTGCTCAGTCTTATATGAAAACCCTAGCCACATTGAGTTTTGCAG ATTCTAAGACACTGAAGGAAGAGAAGAGGGAAGAGTTGTTTGAAACTTTAAAGACCAATGAGTCTATTGGATGGGCTGTAGATGTCATTGACCCTCGGGAACTATCCGCTAAAATGCTTAAGAA GAATAAGATAAACTTGAATGAGATTTCACATGACTCTGCCATGGGTCTCGTTGATAGGGTACTAAAAATGGGAGTGCTTCTAACTGAG GTGTATATAGATACAGTTGGAGATCCAGGGAAGTATGAAATGAAGCTGTCTAAAAATTTTCCATCCATCAAATTTGTGGTTGCAAAGAAGGCTGATAGCCTTTACCCCGTTGTTAGTGGTGCAAGCATAGTTGCTAAG GTCACAAGGGACCGTGCTTTAAGAGAATGGGTACTTGATGAGACTGCTGAAAACATGCAGAGGAACTTTGGCTCTGGATATCCTGGAG ACCCCAAAACCAAGGATTGGCTAGAGGATCACAAACATCATATCTTTGGATTTCCAACATTGGTTCGATTTAGTTGGGGAACCTGCAACTCTTATTTTAAAGATGTAGCACAAGTGTTATG GGAGTCTGACAATTTGGATGAAGATGGCGGTGGTGGAAGTAATAGTAATGGCAAGCGACAATTGAAATTAAGCAATGTGGGTTTTTTCTCCACATCCAAGAGGAGAAGTGAAGAAGTAGAATCAAGTGGTAAAGGACGCTGTAGGTTTTTTCAGGCTCGTAAACTTGAGCACCTCACTAATTTCTAA